CATTACTAAATTTAGAATTTCGGTCATCATTGAATCAAGATATTATTACTGTCTGCAATCATCTAGTTAATCCCAGTTTTCGCATTGCGGTTTTTGGCCCTTTTAATCATGGTAAGTCTACTTTATTAAATGCTATCTTGGGAACTCGCACGTTACCAATTGATTTGATTCCCACCACAGGCGCAATGATTACTGTTAAATATGGTTCAGATGTGCGGACTCGCATCATTTTGGTAGATGGTACAGAAGTTGTTCGCAGTGGGACAGAGATTTTACAGCAATTTGCTATTCTTGATGGTAATAGACAGATGCGAAAAGATGTCGCTGCTGTGGAAGTGTTTTATCCCCATCCGCTTTTGAAAACTGGTGTAGAATTTATCGATTTACCAGGAACAAATGATCGAGAAGCACAAGATAATTTAGTTAAAGAGAAACTTTTAAGTGTAGATTTAGTAGTTCAGTTACTAGATGCGCGCAAGTTAATGACTTTAGGTGAACGAGAAAATTTGCGCGATTGGTTATCTGACAGGGGAATTAAAACAGTTATTTTTGTGGCTAATTTTCTGAATTTATTAGAACCTGAAGAACAGAAACAAGTCCAAAATCGCTTGCTATTTGTGGCGGAAAGTTTTCGTACAGATTTACCTCCAGGTTTTAGTAATTTATATCGGGTTGATGCTTTACCTGCTTTACGCGCTAGATTAAAAGGTGATGTAGCAGCTGCTAGTAGTAGCGGTTTAGTAGCATTTGAAACTGCGTTGCAGAATATTGTGAGTATTTTACAACAAAATAGCGGTGGTGTAAGGTTGCCAAGGGTGCAAGCGATCGCATCTCAAATTGAAGTATCATTAAAGGCTAAAATTGACCCCCTTTTAGATGAAGTTACCGCCATAAACGAGAAGCAAAATAAAGAAATTGTTATTAAAGAAAAGGCTGCTAACGTAATTAGTCAAGGTTTTACCAAAACGGTAAAAGAGTTATCTGATTGGCTACAATTACCTAATTTACTAAAAAAATATCAAACTGATGGTGCAATTGCATTAGCAGAAAATAAATTTAATACTTGGCAAACAGAAAGTATAAAGAAAGACTTGAAGGAGTTAAGGCTAGCTGTAATTAAATGGCTATATGATGCTTATGATTTCTTCAAAGAACAAAGACCAGAAGATTTATTAATTCTCTTTCCTAATCAACCGCAAATACCCCTACCACCAAAGCCAGGTAAAACTGATGAGTTAAGCGAACCGGGTTCAATTGCCGTGGGTGGTGGTATTGGTTGGTTATTAGGTGGACCACTAGGTGCTGCTGTAGCTGGGAGTATTTCTTATTTATTAAATAAGAAGATTCAAGAACAAGATGACCAATTAGCTAAGGAATCTTATCATCAGCAGGTTGCTAAACTTTGTATTCAAGCTATGGAAGATTATTTATCTAATTTCAGTAATCAAGGTTTATCAATCTTGGCTGAGTATGAACAAAAAGCTGATCAAGTTATTCGCTTTACAGTCACCCCAGAAAAGCCAGAAGTTACTCAAAAGCGTGCCGATTTACAGAAATTACAAAATTCTTTTAATCAGTTATTGCGTGAGTTAGAAAAATCAAAAATACCTTTAAATTATCAACCTTATGCAGAAATACCCAAAAACCAAGATACTAACCGTGTATATATTCCCAAACGGGAGAGAGTGACTTCCACACCTGAGAAGACGCAAACACAAACCAGGGTAGAATCTCCAAAACAGCAAGTTTCCCCACCTCCTAAAGCTTCTCCTCGTCCCCAAGAGGTGGACGCAAAATTTCGCAATTGGGAAGTTGAAGAAGAAATAGCGCAGATGAAAGCAGAAATGCGTTCTCCTGGTTCTCAAAATCGCCAACAACAGCAAACCCAAAATAAACAAGCATCTAACCCACCCAAAACCCAGGCGGAAAAAGATAAAATTGCTCGCGCTTATCGCATTTTGAAATTAGAACCTAGTGCTTCTTTGGCTGAGGTGAAACAGGCTTATAAAACTTTAGTGAAAAAATGCCATCCTGATTTATTTGTAAATCAGCCACAATTGCAAAAACAGGCGCTGGAAAAGATGCGGTTAATTAATGAGGCTTATGATATTTTAGCAGATAATTATAAGTGAATTTGATTTTAAACTAATAAGCGATCGCACATTCAGAAAAATATAAACATCGCTCTCAATCATTCTCACAACAATAGCCAAGAAGTAGAAGGTTTTCTATTTAATTTTATTCCTCCAATTAGGAATTACGAATTATATTCACATCTTCATAAATGTCTGTCATTGTCAAATTCAACCCAATAGAATCCAAACGCAATTTATCATCTTTACCCAAAATTTGCATTGACCAGCTACCCGAAAGTTCTCGGCGATAAACTTCTACTTTGATTTGGTTTTGGTAAACTAAGACATATTCTTGCAAGGTATCTAGAGTTTGGTAATTAATGCGTTTTTCTCGTTTATCTGTGGTTTCTGTTGAGTCAGATAAAACCTCGATAATTAAACTAGGATGAGTTTTAAAATATCTTTCTTTATCTTCGGGGTCACAGGTGACTAAAATATCAGGGTAGTAGAATATATCGGCATTTTGTACTTTGACTTTAAGTTTCATGTCTGAGATAAAAGCACGACAGGAACTTCCGCGAAGATGAGGACGTAATATGGTGAGAATATTACCTGATATGAGGTTGTGTTCTTCACTAGCACCCGCCATTGCAAAGACTTGTCCGCCTATATATTCATGACGAATATCGCTGGATTTTTCGGCTTCTAGGTATTCTGCAACTGTGAGAATATTTAGAGGAGATTGCATAGTTTTGATTGTTTTTGTGATTACCAAATTTTATCCATCTTCAAAACAAATCCTGATACAACGGGTTCGCCGCTAACAGTATCAGGATTTTCTAAACATTCTTCTGGTTGTCCAGGACGATAAATATAAACTCGGCGATGTTTACGGTCAATTAACCAAGCTAATTGGATTTCTGCTTCCTGCATATATTCTACCATTTTGTCTTTTAATGGTTGCAGGTTATCAGATGCTGACCTTAATTCAATCAGAAAATCTGGACAAATAGGGGCAAATTTTTGTTTTTGTTCTGATGTGAGTTGATTCCACCTGGCTAATTTTATCCAGGAAGCATCAGGCGATCGCTCTGCACCTGTTGATAGTTTAAACCCTGTGCTAGAATCAAAACAAATACCCGTGTTGTCTTGTTCTGCCCAAACATATAACTGTCCAGCTATATTAAAGTTGCGGTTTCCTGTTTCTGAACCTGTGGGCGGCATAATTGAGATTTCTCCACATTTATTCCTCTCAATGCGTAAGTCGCGGTTTTCTTGACAGAACTCAAAGAATTGTTCGTCTGTCATGGGCATTGATGAGGGAAAATGCAATATCAAAGGGGATGAAAGCATGGTAAATCTCTCCTACTTTGCTAACCCAAATAAGTTAATTATATCTATATATAAAAATGGTGGGTTCCGCGATCGCTAACCCACCCTAGGAATATACTAATATTGGTGTTACTGAAATTTACTTGTTAGGTTGAGGTGTCATCCGCAAATAAGGTTTGATTTCTTTGTAACCTTTGGGGAATTTCTCTTTGAGAACTTCGGGATCTTTCAATGAGGGTACAATTACGCAGTCTTCTCCATCTTTCCAGTCAGCTGGTGTGGCTACGCTGTAATCATCTGTTAATTGCAGAGAATCAATTACTCGCAATAGTTCATCAAAGTTGCGTCCGGTGCTGGGGGGATAGGTGAAGCTAAGACGCAGTTTTTTGTTGGGGTCGATAACGAATACGGAACGCACTGTGATGTTTGCAGCTGCGTTGGGGTGAATCATGTCATAAAGGTCAGAAACCTTTTTGTCTGCATCTGCGAGAATGGGATAATTGAGAGCAGTTCCTTGAGTTTCTTCGATGTCTCCTACCCAGCCATTATGGGAGTCAACATCATCTACACTGAGTGCGATCGCTTTGACGTTACGCTTGTCAAATTCTGGCTTCAGTTTGGCAACTGTGCCTAATTCTGTGGTACAAACAGGCGTGAAGTCAGCAGGGTGAGAAAACAGCACTACCCAGCTGTCACCCGCCCATTCGTGAAAGTTGATATCGCCGTGTGTAGAGGCTTGTGTAAAGTTGGGTACTGTATCACCAAGACGGAGAGTCATGCAAGATTCCCTGTAATTTAGAAAGGCTTATGTATTCTACATTGCGATCATGGCATAAATCACGGTTTCTCCATCGGCTTTTAGCAGTTTGTAACAAAATTTTAATTTTTTAACGTATCAAGAAGTACAAATTAATTAAATTTTAATAAACATAGCATTTCTTAATCTGTGATAATTTTTTGGTAGGCTTGGATAATTTGACGCGCGATCGCACTCCAACTAAAATACTCTAAAGCATATTTCTGGGCATTTATTCCCCGTTGCTGACATTCTTGGGGATTTTGCAAAGCTTCTCTAATTAATTCGACAAAAGCTTCTACCTCTGTTGCACCTACCCAACCCGACTTGCTATCACGCACCTGTTGCCAAATATGCACCTGGTCAGAAATAACCACGGGTATACCTGCTACCATAGCCTCAGCGACAGCAATCCCAAAATTTTCATAGTAAGAAGGCAAAACGAATAAATCAGCAGCTTGTAGTAAACTAGCTTTTAACTCACCACTGACAAAGCCTGTAATCGTAGTTTGCGATCGCAATAGTGAATTGGCAATCTGAGCTTTAATCTTTTGCTCATAATCTGGATCTTGAGAATTTGTCCCAGCTAAAACAAAGTGAAAATTGCACTCAGACTCTAAAAGCTGTTCTAAAGCTGGAATCAACAAATCTAAGCCTTTTTTTTGGTCAATGCGCGACATAAACAACACTAAAGGCGAATCTGGCGGTATTCCCAATTTATTGCGTACTAAATTCTCCTGATTTGCTATCTTTTCCGGGGGAATCACACCCAAAGGAATCACCAAATCTCGTGTGATTACCCCAAAGCGTTCTGATATTTTCGCTTCTTGTTCACTTGTAAAATGAATTGCTGCTGCATCAGCTAAATTACGCCGTTCAATAAGTCCAGCATAAATCTGTTTTAATTGCTTTTTCTTGCGTAAATCAGCCGGATCAAGAGTTCCCAAAGGACGCAAAATATAAGGTAGCTTTTGCTGATGACAGACCCTAGCCGCCGCACTGCTTACCGGAGAGAATAAAGCATGAATATGTGCCAAATCATATTCACAAGCGTGAACTTTTAACCATTTTAGTAAATCCAGAGAAAACTTATAGCGACGAAATGGCGCGCAACGAAAATAAATAATTTCATAACCATCTTGTTTCACTGGACAATTTAAAGTCACATCCAGAGATTTTTGTCCACTATCACCATTACTATCAGTTGTGAGAATCGTAACTTCTACGTTTTCTTTCGCCAAAGCAGAAGCCAGCCCAATTACCATTTGACTGGGACCACCATAAACCAGAGAAATAGAAGGAATAATTTGTAAAATTTTCATATTTTTGCGTTCTTCTTTGCGTCCGTATGCGAACCTTTAACTATTAACCAAAGTGAGTTAGACGGAACCTAACCCCAACCCCTTCCCTGGTAGGGAAGGGGCAAAAAATCTCTAATTTGGTACGAAATAATAGGCTTTTTAAGCCTCTCTCCTTACAGGGGAGAGGTTTGGAGAGGGGTTATATCCGTTAATCAATTCTTGATAAAACTCAAATTGCTGCTGTGCTAAAGCCTGATTAGTATATTTATTCATTGCCTTTTCGTAACCTTTTTCAGCCATACTCTCAGCAAAATCTGGTTTTTCCATTAACTGAATTAAGCAATTAGCCAAAGCTGGAATATCACCTTCAGGAAAGACTAAACCAGCATCACCAATTACATGGGGAATTTCTCCAGAATCAGAACCAATCACCGGAACTTTGCAAGCCATAGCCTCTATTAGGACATGACCAAATTGTTCTTTCCAGCCTACAGCAGTCAAAGTTTTAAATTTATAAGTAGTTTCTGAAGGTAGTACCAAAGTATTCATTAAGTTGATATAATTGACAACTTGATCATGGGGGACACTTTCGACCACAATCACCCGT
This genomic interval from Nodularia sp. LEGE 06071 contains the following:
- a CDS encoding Uma2 family endonuclease produces the protein MLSSPLILHFPSSMPMTDEQFFEFCQENRDLRIERNKCGEISIMPPTGSETGNRNFNIAGQLYVWAEQDNTGICFDSSTGFKLSTGAERSPDASWIKLARWNQLTSEQKQKFAPICPDFLIELRSASDNLQPLKDKMVEYMQEAEIQLAWLIDRKHRRVYIYRPGQPEECLENPDTVSGEPVVSGFVLKMDKIW
- the hpsP gene encoding hormogonium polysaccharide biosynthesis glycosyltransferase HpsP gives rise to the protein MKILQIIPSISLVYGGPSQMVIGLASALAKENVEVTILTTDSNGDSGQKSLDVTLNCPVKQDGYEIIYFRCAPFRRYKFSLDLLKWLKVHACEYDLAHIHALFSPVSSAAARVCHQQKLPYILRPLGTLDPADLRKKKQLKQIYAGLIERRNLADAAAIHFTSEQEAKISERFGVITRDLVIPLGVIPPEKIANQENLVRNKLGIPPDSPLVLFMSRIDQKKGLDLLIPALEQLLESECNFHFVLAGTNSQDPDYEQKIKAQIANSLLRSQTTITGFVSGELKASLLQAADLFVLPSYYENFGIAVAEAMVAGIPVVISDQVHIWQQVRDSKSGWVGATEVEAFVELIREALQNPQECQQRGINAQKYALEYFSWSAIARQIIQAYQKIITD
- a CDS encoding peroxiredoxin is translated as MTLRLGDTVPNFTQASTHGDINFHEWAGDSWVVLFSHPADFTPVCTTELGTVAKLKPEFDKRNVKAIALSVDDVDSHNGWVGDIEETQGTALNYPILADADKKVSDLYDMIHPNAAANITVRSVFVIDPNKKLRLSFTYPPSTGRNFDELLRVIDSLQLTDDYSVATPADWKDGEDCVIVPSLKDPEVLKEKFPKGYKEIKPYLRMTPQPNK
- a CDS encoding Uma2 family endonuclease encodes the protein MQSPLNILTVAEYLEAEKSSDIRHEYIGGQVFAMAGASEEHNLISGNILTILRPHLRGSSCRAFISDMKLKVKVQNADIFYYPDILVTCDPEDKERYFKTHPSLIIEVLSDSTETTDKREKRINYQTLDTLQEYVLVYQNQIKVEVYRRELSGSWSMQILGKDDKLRLDSIGLNLTMTDIYEDVNIIRNS
- a CDS encoding dynamin family protein — encoded protein: MQQQSEGYRNLADSLKSASALLNLEFRSSLNQDIITVCNHLVNPSFRIAVFGPFNHGKSTLLNAILGTRTLPIDLIPTTGAMITVKYGSDVRTRIILVDGTEVVRSGTEILQQFAILDGNRQMRKDVAAVEVFYPHPLLKTGVEFIDLPGTNDREAQDNLVKEKLLSVDLVVQLLDARKLMTLGERENLRDWLSDRGIKTVIFVANFLNLLEPEEQKQVQNRLLFVAESFRTDLPPGFSNLYRVDALPALRARLKGDVAAASSSGLVAFETALQNIVSILQQNSGGVRLPRVQAIASQIEVSLKAKIDPLLDEVTAINEKQNKEIVIKEKAANVISQGFTKTVKELSDWLQLPNLLKKYQTDGAIALAENKFNTWQTESIKKDLKELRLAVIKWLYDAYDFFKEQRPEDLLILFPNQPQIPLPPKPGKTDELSEPGSIAVGGGIGWLLGGPLGAAVAGSISYLLNKKIQEQDDQLAKESYHQQVAKLCIQAMEDYLSNFSNQGLSILAEYEQKADQVIRFTVTPEKPEVTQKRADLQKLQNSFNQLLRELEKSKIPLNYQPYAEIPKNQDTNRVYIPKRERVTSTPEKTQTQTRVESPKQQVSPPPKASPRPQEVDAKFRNWEVEEEIAQMKAEMRSPGSQNRQQQQTQNKQASNPPKTQAEKDKIARAYRILKLEPSASLAEVKQAYKTLVKKCHPDLFVNQPQLQKQALEKMRLINEAYDILADNYK